In Fluviispira sanaruensis, a genomic segment contains:
- the hemN gene encoding oxygen-independent coproporphyrinogen III oxidase, which yields MDINNNLFQKYDQPLPRYTSYPTYPHWEKKFSYDKFISLIDNYVDIKTNSQISIYIHLPFCEKLCHFCGCNKVITKNHKLELPYLQAVLKEWQIYKRILPKNIKIKELHLGGGTPTFFSPENLNYFLQNLFDGVEIENEHDFSVEAHPGVTTKSHLDILKSNGFNRLSLGVQDFNNEVQQIIGREQTEDDVKFCTEYAREIGFKSVNFDLIYGLPLQNVQTIKETFRIVAKLKPDRIAFYSYAHLPSIKPSQMKLDLSDRPLGLAKYEIYKTGYDILGKNGYIDLGYDHFALKSDSLYEAFTQKRLHRNFMGYTVQNTPTLIGLGVSAISDYNGFYVQNKKSIQEYLQSISLNKLEYEAGYCLNSIDRIMKNHILNLSCYRNTSLADDNIPNDVKEGILNNLLPLLSDDLIRIKNDILEVLPKGVPFLRNICACFDLNLQKNKIKNKFSQSV from the coding sequence ATGGATATTAATAATAATTTATTTCAGAAATACGATCAACCGCTGCCGAGATATACGAGTTATCCAACATATCCGCATTGGGAAAAAAAATTTAGTTACGACAAATTTATCTCTTTAATCGATAATTATGTTGATATAAAAACGAATTCCCAAATTTCAATATATATTCATCTGCCTTTTTGTGAGAAATTATGTCATTTTTGCGGTTGCAATAAGGTTATAACTAAAAATCATAAGCTAGAGCTCCCCTATTTGCAGGCAGTTTTAAAAGAATGGCAGATTTATAAGAGAATTTTACCTAAAAATATTAAGATTAAAGAACTTCATTTGGGTGGAGGAACTCCCACATTTTTTTCACCTGAGAATTTAAATTATTTTTTGCAAAATCTTTTTGATGGGGTTGAAATTGAAAATGAACATGACTTTAGTGTTGAAGCACATCCAGGTGTCACAACAAAAAGTCATTTAGATATTCTAAAATCAAATGGCTTCAACCGCTTGAGTTTAGGTGTCCAAGATTTCAATAACGAAGTTCAGCAAATAATTGGACGAGAACAGACAGAGGATGATGTTAAATTTTGTACAGAATATGCTAGGGAAATTGGATTTAAATCAGTTAATTTTGATTTAATTTATGGCCTACCTTTACAAAATGTTCAGACTATTAAAGAAACATTTAGAATTGTTGCAAAACTAAAGCCTGACCGCATTGCATTTTATAGCTATGCCCATTTGCCTTCTATAAAACCCAGTCAAATGAAACTTGATTTAAGTGATAGGCCGCTTGGGTTAGCTAAATATGAAATATATAAGACTGGATATGATATCTTAGGCAAGAATGGTTATATCGATCTGGGCTACGATCACTTTGCTTTGAAATCAGATAGCCTCTATGAGGCTTTTACACAAAAAAGACTGCATAGAAATTTTATGGGATATACTGTCCAAAATACTCCGACTCTCATAGGTCTTGGAGTCTCTGCAATAAGTGATTACAATGGATTTTATGTGCAAAATAAAAAATCTATTCAGGAATATTTACAATCTATTTCATTAAATAAACTTGAGTATGAAGCGGGTTATTGCTTAAATTCTATAGACAGAATAATGAAAAATCATATTTTAAACTTGTCTTGTTATAGAAATACCTCTCTTGCTGATGATAATATTCCAAATGATGTAAAAGAAGGTATATTAAATAATCTTTTACCACTCTTATCAGATGATCTTATTCGAATAAAAAATGATATTCTGGAAGTTTTACCGAAAGGTGTGCCTTTTCTTCGCAATATTTGTGCTTGCTTTGATTTAAATTTACAGAAAAATAAGATTAAAAACAAGTTTAGTCAAAGTGTTTGA
- a CDS encoding small ribosomal subunit Rsm22 family protein, with product MSIPDHLSQALAEEVAKFSQSQLQKAYAELTDLYRTNRKQINNSLNSAEKRIAYIAARMPATYGAISRVLEEIHEDLQDRVTSMLDVGAGPGTATWAVAEHFPKVSQFTLIERESEMLSLGKRMAYNNPRFKSAHWISESVEVALKTPDKYDLVIASYSFNEFPKSSKLKILQSLWEKTNHSLVLIDPGSKEAFSSLHEARSWLIEQKAHIVAPCTHQKECPAVTQQDWCHFSERIQRSTLHRFLKEGERGYEDEKFSYLIVSKEKNLVSSARIVRNPEIKSGHLKLHLCNENGFEQKIYSKKDGNLYKKAKKSAWGDPWEPTP from the coding sequence ATGTCAATTCCCGATCATTTATCGCAGGCTTTAGCTGAAGAAGTCGCAAAATTCTCTCAATCTCAACTGCAAAAGGCATACGCAGAACTCACAGATCTCTACCGAACCAATCGTAAACAAATAAACAATTCTTTGAACTCCGCGGAAAAAAGAATTGCCTATATAGCAGCACGTATGCCTGCTACATATGGAGCAATCTCCCGTGTTTTGGAAGAAATACACGAGGATTTGCAAGATCGAGTCACTTCTATGCTCGATGTTGGCGCAGGGCCAGGAACAGCCACATGGGCAGTGGCAGAACACTTTCCCAAAGTATCTCAATTCACTTTAATAGAACGCGAATCTGAAATGCTTTCTTTGGGTAAAAGAATGGCGTATAACAATCCTCGATTCAAAAGTGCCCATTGGATATCAGAATCTGTCGAAGTGGCTCTTAAAACACCTGATAAATATGATTTAGTCATCGCCTCTTACTCATTTAATGAGTTTCCCAAATCTTCTAAATTGAAAATCTTGCAAAGCCTCTGGGAAAAAACCAATCACTCACTGGTTCTTATCGATCCTGGGAGTAAAGAAGCCTTTTCTTCTCTGCATGAAGCACGTTCCTGGCTGATAGAGCAAAAGGCACATATAGTGGCTCCATGCACCCATCAGAAAGAATGCCCAGCCGTTACACAACAAGATTGGTGCCATTTTAGCGAACGTATTCAGCGCTCAACTCTCCACCGCTTTCTAAAAGAAGGCGAGCGTGGATACGAGGATGAAAAATTCTCTTATCTTATTGTTTCTAAAGAAAAAAATCTGGTTTCCTCAGCCAGAATAGTCCGTAATCCTGAAATAAAATCTGGTCATTTGAAACTGCATTTGTGTAATGAAAATGGCTTTGAACAAAAAATATACTCTAAAAAAGATGGAAATCTTTACAAGAAAGCAAAAAAATCTGCATGGGGAGATCCTTGGGAGCCCACGCCTTAA
- a CDS encoding YkgJ family cysteine cluster protein yields MNNCLAKELQPLVNLQENSSNFFNKFQDKFFNNMQCKSGCSKCCYVDISIFEVEAKSIIEWVKFLTPNKKKELLTTLESSASPEKQNTLGKKNKPCSFLRNDICTIYEVRPTICRTQGLPLQYKVSDVKNQVQLAVDVCPLNFTEENSLPDRADWLDLDRLNALQSIAENFYQKNKKTDLENAINLKNKQGRVTLKKLEQFLLNALKSNSI; encoded by the coding sequence ATGAATAATTGCTTAGCAAAAGAACTTCAGCCATTAGTGAATCTCCAAGAAAATAGCTCGAATTTTTTCAATAAATTTCAAGATAAGTTCTTTAATAATATGCAGTGTAAATCGGGGTGCTCTAAATGCTGTTACGTTGATATTTCTATTTTTGAAGTTGAAGCAAAATCGATAATAGAGTGGGTCAAGTTTTTGACGCCAAATAAAAAAAAAGAATTGCTTACAACTTTAGAGTCTTCAGCATCTCCAGAAAAACAGAATACCTTAGGTAAAAAAAATAAACCATGCTCTTTTTTACGTAATGATATTTGCACAATATATGAAGTTCGGCCAACAATTTGTCGCACTCAAGGACTTCCTTTGCAATATAAAGTCTCTGATGTAAAAAATCAAGTTCAACTCGCAGTCGATGTTTGCCCATTGAATTTTACAGAAGAGAATTCTTTGCCGGATAGAGCAGATTGGCTTGATTTAGATCGTTTAAATGCACTGCAGAGTATTGCAGAAAATTTTTATCAGAAAAATAAAAAAACAGATTTAGAAAATGCAATTAATTTAAAAAATAAACAAGGCAGAGTTACTTTAAAAAAACTTGAGCAGTTTTTGCTTAATGCTTTGAAATCAAACTCAATTTAG
- a CDS encoding NAD(P)H-dependent flavin oxidoreductase codes for MNQKTVFSEQVGIKYPIICGAMYPCSNPELVAAASEAGGIGIIQPLSMVFAHKHDFRKGMALIKQLTKKPVGMNIITEKSSKIYEDRMKLWLDIALEEGVRFFVTSLGNPKWVVDKANSVGGIVYHDVVDRKWAEKALESGVHGIICVNNRAGGHAGSLPIETLYKDLESLKVPVICAGGVSDKKSYEEALSIGYAGVQMGTRFIATKECNAHMDYKNAIIKATAKDIVLTEKISGVPVSVIKTEYIEKIGTKANPISKYLLKHKKMKHWMRLYYTLQSIWKLKRASLEGAGYKDYWQAGKSVDGCNSILTTKEVIDGMVS; via the coding sequence ATGAATCAAAAGACTGTTTTTTCAGAACAAGTAGGAATTAAATATCCGATAATATGCGGAGCAATGTATCCGTGTAGCAATCCTGAGCTTGTAGCAGCAGCTTCTGAAGCAGGGGGAATCGGGATCATCCAACCTTTATCAATGGTATTTGCACATAAGCATGATTTTCGTAAAGGAATGGCTCTAATAAAACAACTTACAAAAAAGCCAGTTGGAATGAACATAATTACAGAAAAGTCATCTAAAATATATGAAGATCGGATGAAATTATGGCTCGATATTGCCCTCGAAGAAGGTGTGCGTTTTTTTGTGACCTCGTTAGGAAATCCTAAATGGGTTGTCGATAAGGCAAATTCTGTTGGCGGAATTGTCTATCACGATGTCGTAGATAGAAAATGGGCTGAAAAAGCTTTGGAATCGGGTGTGCATGGAATCATCTGTGTCAACAATAGGGCGGGCGGACATGCCGGCTCGTTGCCGATTGAAACACTTTATAAAGATTTAGAATCCTTAAAAGTGCCTGTAATTTGTGCGGGAGGTGTGAGTGATAAAAAGTCTTATGAAGAAGCTCTATCTATTGGCTATGCAGGAGTGCAGATGGGAACTCGCTTTATAGCAACAAAAGAATGCAATGCCCATATGGATTATAAAAATGCCATTATCAAAGCGACCGCAAAAGATATTGTTCTCACAGAAAAGATTTCAGGAGTGCCCGTTTCCGTTATTAAAACGGAATATATCGAAAAGATAGGGACGAAAGCGAATCCAATTTCTAAATATTTACTTAAGCACAAAAAAATGAAGCACTGGATGCGTCTCTATTACACACTTCAATCTATATGGAAATTAAAAAGAGCTTCATTGGAAGGAGCGGGCTACAAAGATTATTGGCAAGCAGGCAAAAGTGTGGATGGTTGCAATTCAATATTAACGACAAAGGAAGTGATTGACGGAATGGTTTCTTAA
- a CDS encoding NAD(P)/FAD-dependent oxidoreductase gives MENQKSELCDVLIIGSGPAGMEAALVLARTRKKIIVLDAPTLPRNFAANEVHNFLGMDGFPPSKIREISWQQINVYNQAQLIKETATDITKNSAGLFVIKTEEEKTYLARNLLLAFGFIDEYPEVAGFMECWGKTIFPCPFCDGYENRDREWGIIKQSEEEMIHFANISQNWTPRNKVLLNGKAMSTKGREILKQRGTKIYDERIIKIHHVDGVLHGLTLENDQHVELESILWTLPERASPLVRKLVQNLKIELNPKGYIKINEFKETSVPGIWAAGDIQGWVGAIQAAAAGEAAAVAMTHKWFG, from the coding sequence ATGGAAAATCAAAAATCTGAACTGTGCGATGTCTTAATTATTGGAAGTGGGCCTGCTGGTATGGAGGCGGCCTTAGTTTTGGCAAGAACACGAAAAAAAATAATTGTTCTCGATGCACCGACATTGCCAAGAAATTTTGCTGCCAATGAAGTACATAATTTTCTAGGAATGGATGGATTTCCTCCAAGCAAAATCAGAGAAATATCATGGCAACAGATAAATGTTTATAACCAAGCTCAACTCATAAAAGAAACTGCAACAGATATTACAAAAAACTCTGCAGGTTTATTTGTTATTAAAACGGAAGAAGAAAAAACATATTTAGCTCGAAATCTTCTTCTCGCTTTCGGATTTATCGATGAATATCCAGAAGTTGCTGGTTTTATGGAATGCTGGGGGAAAACTATTTTCCCATGCCCATTTTGCGATGGTTATGAAAATAGGGATCGAGAGTGGGGGATAATTAAGCAAAGTGAAGAAGAGATGATCCACTTCGCTAATATTTCCCAGAATTGGACTCCCCGAAATAAAGTTCTTTTAAATGGCAAAGCTATGTCAACAAAGGGGAGAGAAATCTTAAAACAGCGTGGAACAAAAATTTATGATGAGAGAATTATTAAAATACATCATGTCGATGGAGTCTTACATGGACTCACTTTAGAAAATGATCAGCATGTTGAGCTTGAAAGCATACTTTGGACATTGCCAGAACGGGCATCCCCTCTTGTCCGCAAACTCGTGCAAAATCTTAAAATAGAATTAAATCCTAAAGGTTATATAAAAATAAATGAGTTCAAGGAAACGAGTGTGCCTGGGATTTGGGCGGCTGGAGATATTCAAGGGTGGGTAGGCGCTATTCAAGCAGCCGCTGCAGGAGAGGCTGCGGCCGTTGCAATGACACACAAGTGGTTTGGTTAA
- a CDS encoding DUF4442 domain-containing protein, protein MSKYLPDFSSPSELIKVTWEKLNKFPAGNIIFSSLVSHYIPYTGSISPTVLKIENGTAQVKIKDRKSIRNHLNCIHAIALANIGEFSTGLSITSQLPKSAKGILVRIEVEYLKKARGDLIAEAQFLLPEQFKSEDEFKIVSHIKDAKNIVVSKVYATWKIRL, encoded by the coding sequence ATGTCAAAATACTTGCCTGATTTTTCATCCCCAAGCGAATTGATTAAAGTTACTTGGGAAAAGTTAAATAAATTCCCAGCAGGTAATATTATTTTCTCAAGTCTCGTTTCTCATTACATTCCCTATACGGGTTCAATAAGTCCAACTGTTTTAAAAATAGAAAATGGCACTGCTCAAGTAAAAATAAAAGATAGAAAATCTATACGCAATCACTTGAATTGTATTCATGCAATTGCATTGGCAAATATTGGTGAATTTTCTACTGGTTTGTCGATAACTTCGCAACTACCAAAATCTGCTAAGGGAATATTGGTGAGAATTGAAGTTGAATATCTTAAAAAAGCACGCGGAGATCTTATTGCTGAAGCGCAATTTTTATTGCCTGAGCAATTTAAAAGTGAAGATGAATTTAAAATTGTTTCACATATAAAAGATGCAAAAAATATTGTCGTATCTAAAGTTTATGCGACCTGGAAAATTCGTTTATAA
- a CDS encoding sigma 54-interacting transcriptional regulator, which yields MISKVFPISRWLVVDDTSEDAEDIVLAIEGLGGKADTADSIKAAEKLLRKNIYDVCVVDCFYKGTTKWGIDLLPDLRSTLPGLPVIMISNSDDLDLPARVIRAGADMFCPKLKDSFSLTKILRSAALQATIIRKLKIMEFDTRFSKELFLLKQTTDAFEHSMRRKEERLLICGASGTGKTLSSQFFAHQFLKQNYGSISRNIVYHDCAAKNDEANSLLLFGDASTTGNTLQLTLFERAVGGVLVLDNIHALSHENQNKLKSVFDSEYVTSVLGEGKLSIGLIKFVATYCTDYQKKIVPGFLEAYAHREIDLPTISTLNNELPKAIQFIFDQISQSSDDLKVSSSSEVIDKILDLAANHAFPANFRTLHQIIENALSRALADHRSQIYPSDVEIIGSMRTPQALTQGAQSLNKNYGDVLEGRFGEALLKFISSGENFDEAKDILRKIMINVASKKYSGNKSKIASALGISRQSLYDHEESE from the coding sequence ATGATTTCAAAAGTATTTCCTATTTCAAGATGGTTAGTTGTTGATGATACAAGTGAAGATGCTGAAGATATTGTCCTAGCTATTGAAGGCTTAGGGGGGAAGGCAGACACTGCTGACAGTATTAAAGCAGCTGAAAAGCTTCTTAGAAAAAATATTTATGACGTTTGTGTTGTTGATTGTTTTTATAAAGGAACAACGAAATGGGGAATTGATCTCCTTCCAGATTTACGATCAACTCTCCCTGGCCTGCCTGTTATTATGATCTCGAATTCTGATGACCTTGATCTTCCTGCGCGTGTTATTCGAGCTGGCGCAGATATGTTCTGTCCAAAATTAAAAGATTCATTTTCTTTAACTAAAATTCTAAGATCCGCTGCTTTACAAGCGACAATTATTAGAAAATTAAAAATTATGGAGTTTGACACTCGATTTTCTAAAGAGCTTTTTTTATTAAAACAAACGACCGATGCTTTTGAACATTCAATGCGGAGGAAAGAAGAAAGACTGCTTATTTGTGGCGCTTCAGGAACAGGCAAAACTTTGAGTTCACAGTTCTTTGCTCATCAGTTCTTAAAACAAAATTATGGGAGTATTTCGAGAAACATAGTCTACCATGATTGCGCCGCTAAAAATGATGAAGCAAATTCTCTTTTACTATTTGGTGATGCATCAACAACAGGCAATACATTGCAGCTGACTCTATTTGAACGAGCTGTGGGTGGTGTCTTGGTTTTAGATAATATTCATGCTCTTTCACATGAAAATCAAAATAAATTAAAAAGTGTCTTTGATTCCGAATATGTAACATCTGTATTAGGAGAAGGTAAACTCTCAATCGGTTTGATTAAATTTGTAGCTACATATTGCACTGATTATCAAAAGAAAATAGTACCAGGTTTTCTTGAAGCATATGCACATCGTGAAATCGATTTACCAACAATTTCAACTTTAAATAATGAATTGCCAAAAGCTATTCAGTTTATTTTCGATCAAATTTCTCAATCGAGTGATGATTTAAAAGTTTCATCGAGTTCTGAAGTCATAGATAAAATATTAGATCTAGCAGCTAATCATGCATTTCCTGCAAATTTTAGAACTTTGCATCAAATTATTGAAAATGCCTTGTCTCGTGCTTTAGCTGATCATAGAAGTCAAATTTATCCATCCGATGTGGAAATAATTGGGAGTATGCGTACTCCTCAAGCACTCACTCAAGGTGCGCAGAGTTTAAATAAAAATTATGGTGATGTCTTAGAAGGGCGTTTTGGCGAGGCCTTGCTTAAATTTATTTCCTCCGGTGAGAATTTTGATGAAGCAAAAGATATCTTAAGAAAAATTATGATCAATGTTGCTTCCAAAAAATACAGTGGAAATAAATCTAAAATAGCATCTGCATTAGGGATTTCACGGCAAAGTTTGTATGATCACGAAGAATCTGAATAA